The Shewanella sp. KX20019 genome window below encodes:
- a CDS encoding arsenate reductase/protein-tyrosine-phosphatase family protein yields MFNKILVVCVGNICRSPTGEYLLKQYLPEKVIKSAGIATEKSGLSGKAADKSANHIATENGCSLDVHKAQQLTRDLCGDYDLILAMERGHIEAITQIAPEARGKTMLFGQWIGQKNIPDPYRQSREAFEHAFQLIDNSAKAWAKKIAK; encoded by the coding sequence ATGTTTAATAAAATATTGGTTGTCTGCGTAGGTAATATTTGCAGATCACCCACTGGTGAATATTTGCTAAAACAGTATTTGCCTGAAAAAGTCATTAAATCCGCTGGTATAGCAACTGAAAAGAGTGGCTTAAGTGGTAAAGCAGCAGATAAATCGGCCAATCATATAGCGACGGAGAACGGTTGTTCGTTAGATGTGCATAAAGCGCAGCAATTAACGCGAGATTTGTGTGGTGATTACGATTTGATCCTAGCAATGGAGAGAGGGCACATAGAGGCTATAACGCAGATAGCGCCAGAAGCGCGAGGTAAAACCATGCTCTTTGGCCAATGGATAGGGCAAAAAAACATACCCGATCCATATCGTCAAAGCAGGGAAGCGTTCGAACATGCATTTCAGTTAATCGATAACTCCGCAAAAGCTTGGGCGAAAAAAATAGCTAAATAA
- a CDS encoding polysaccharide export protein: MNKLNMKIAALTLCTLFLAGCVVPGQHLSVESEVINQTDLDESVSNIDVYALTPKLVRELAPAAINGQSNPSLDSELANYEYFVGPADILNVTIWDHPELTIPAGSYRSATESGNWVHADGSIFYPYIGFVDVAGKTVVQIRKEMATRLSKYIETPQVDVNVANFRSQKAYITGEVSKPGKQPISNVPLTLLDAINQAGGLAADADWRNVVLTRNGKEDRVSLYGLMQKGDLTQNRLLCDGDIVHVPRNDGQKVFVMGEVNEPKIVKIDRAGMSLTEALTAAGGLNQLSSDATGVFVIRASRDNDVTANVYQLDVENPTAMIIGTEFDIQPYDIVYVTAAPITRWNRVVGQLVPTISGFNQLTEGALRIRNW; encoded by the coding sequence ATGAACAAACTAAATATGAAAATTGCAGCACTTACGTTATGTACTCTTTTCCTCGCCGGTTGTGTGGTACCAGGGCAACACCTTAGTGTTGAATCTGAAGTTATCAACCAAACTGACTTAGATGAGTCTGTATCAAATATCGATGTCTATGCTTTAACGCCAAAATTGGTAAGAGAGCTAGCACCTGCTGCCATTAACGGTCAGAGCAATCCTAGCTTAGATTCAGAACTTGCTAATTACGAATATTTCGTCGGGCCAGCTGACATTTTAAATGTCACCATATGGGATCATCCTGAGTTAACAATACCAGCAGGCTCTTATCGTAGCGCGACTGAATCAGGTAATTGGGTGCATGCTGATGGAAGTATATTTTACCCCTACATCGGTTTCGTTGACGTAGCGGGTAAAACCGTTGTCCAGATCCGCAAAGAGATGGCGACTCGTCTGTCAAAGTATATTGAAACTCCCCAAGTCGACGTAAATGTCGCCAACTTTCGCTCACAAAAAGCCTATATAACAGGTGAAGTCAGTAAGCCAGGTAAGCAACCGATTAGTAATGTGCCGCTAACTCTGCTCGATGCAATTAATCAAGCTGGCGGGTTAGCTGCTGATGCAGATTGGCGCAATGTTGTGTTGACCCGTAATGGTAAAGAGGATCGAGTTTCACTTTATGGCTTAATGCAAAAAGGTGATTTAACCCAGAACAGATTGCTGTGTGATGGCGATATAGTGCATGTACCACGCAATGACGGGCAAAAAGTATTCGTCATGGGCGAAGTCAACGAACCTAAAATAGTTAAAATCGATAGAGCGGGCATGAGCTTAACTGAGGCATTAACTGCGGCTGGCGGTTTGAATCAATTATCATCAGACGCTACCGGGGTGTTTGTTATTCGAGCAAGTAGAGATAATGATGTAACCGCAAACGTTTATCAGCTAGATGTAGAAAACCCCACAGCGATGATCATTGGCACCGAATTTGACATCCAGCCCTATGACATTGTGTATGTTACCGCTGCACCAATTACTCGTTGGAACCGAGTCGTTGGCCAATTAGTGCCTACTATCAGTGGTTTCAATCAACTAACTGAAGGTGCGCTTCGCATTAGAAATTGGTAA